In Vicia villosa cultivar HV-30 ecotype Madison, WI unplaced genomic scaffold, Vvil1.0 ctg.000009F_1_1_3, whole genome shotgun sequence, the following are encoded in one genomic region:
- the LOC131621557 gene encoding 18 kDa seed maturation protein-like gives MQGAKKAGETIKETAANIGASAKSGMEKTKATLQEKTEKMSARDPVQKEAATQKKEAKQNQAELEKQMAREHNAAVKESTTAAQMGQAHHNVGTGTTTYPTSGTYGQPMGGHHITGTGTGTGTGTYHTGGHDMSAMPGHHTDHVTEGVVGTHTIGTHRSADGTATAHNTRVGGNPNTTGYTTGGNYK, from the exons atGCAGGGAGCAAAGAAAGCCGGAGAGACCATTAAGGAAACAGCTGCCAACATTGGTGCTTCAGCCAAATCTGGTATGGAGAAAACCAAggccacccttcaagaaaag ACCGAGAAGATGAGTGCACGTGATCCTGTGCAAAAAGAGGCGGCAACCCAAAAGAAAGAGGCAAAGCAGAACCAGGCAGAGCTAGAGAAACAGATGGCGCGTGAACACAACGCGGCAGTTAAAGAATCTACCACGGCGGCCCAAATGGGTCAGGCCCACCACAACGTGGGGACTGGGACCACCACATACCCTACCTCGGGAACTTATGGACAGCCCATGGGGGGCCACCATATCACGGGGACTGGAACCGGAACCGGCACCGGCACGTACCATACGGGGGGCCATGATATGTCAGCCATGCCTGGACATCATACTGACCATGTGACAGAAGGAGTTGTGGGCACGCACACTATTGGGACCCATAGAAGCGCAGATGGAACTGCTACGGCCCATAATACTCGTGTTGGTGGAAACCCGAATACCACAGGGTATACCACTGGTGGTAATTACAAGTAA
- the LOC131621558 gene encoding 18 kDa seed maturation protein-like translates to MQGAKKAGETIKETAANIGASAKSSMEKTKATVQEKTEKMSARDPVQKEAATQKKEAKMNQAELDKQMAREHNAATGNHGHHTGGHEMSAIPGHHTDHVTEGVVGSHPIGINRGTDRTATAHNTRVGGNPNATGYTTGGTYN, encoded by the exons ATGCAGGGGGCAAAGAAAGCCGGAGAGACGATTAAGGAAACAGCTGCCAACATTGGTGCTTCTGCTAAATCTAGTATGGAGAAGACTAAGGCCACCGTCCAAGAAAAG ACTGAGAAGATGAGCGCACGTGATCCTGTACAAAAAGAGGCGGCAACCCAAAAGAAAGAGGCAAAGATGAACCAGGCAGAGTTAGATAAGCAGATGGCGCGTGAACACAATGCGGCAACAGGAAATCATGGACATCACACGGGAGGCCATGAGATGTCAGCCATACCTGGACATCACACTGACCATGTAACAGAGGGAGTGGTGGGATCACACCCTATTGGGATTAATAGAGGCACAGATAGGACTGCTACGGCCCATAATACTCGTGTTGGTGGAAATCCTAATGCCACAGGGTATACCACTGGTGGTACTTATAACTGA